In Diorhabda carinulata isolate Delta chromosome 6, icDioCari1.1, whole genome shotgun sequence, a single genomic region encodes these proteins:
- the LOC130895570 gene encoding aspartate aminotransferase, mitochondrial-like — MNKKKLAITKFLIPFESVTSYNRNLGWFTKVPKAPPDNIFGVLDAYNKDKSKEKVNLTVGAYRDDNGKPYVLQTVREAEKRIRCKNMNKEYLGLLGNLNFNKLTFNFALGEDNKFLKNGRAALCQSLSGTGAVFIAAVFLSTFFPKNKVAYVSKPTWGNHISLLERAGLCVKTYRYYNTDKVAIDFEGMLDDINKMPDECIILFHAAAHNPTGFDPNCEQWQQLADLCKKKSLYVIFDNAYQGFATGDAERDATSIRIFAENDINMAICQSFSKNMGLYGERIGCCAFITDSPAETEIAESQLKFITRSMYSNPPIHGARIVEEILSNVDLKNRWLQEVKKMAERMRGMRASLRDGIIRAGSKLNWDHITNQIGMFSFTAVKKEAVAKLKKDFHVYLLNSGRISVSGLNSKNVEYVGAAFHKVTSV; from the exons atgaataagaaaaaattggcgattacaaaatttttaataccttTCGAATCAGTGACGTCATATAATAGAAATTTGGGATGGTTTACTAAGGTCCCTAAGGCTCCTCCTGATAATATATTTGGGGTTCTCGATGCTTACAATAAAgataaatcaaaagaaaaagttAATCTCACGGTGGGGGCTTACAG aGACGATAATGGTAAACCGTATGTTTTGCAAACAGTCAGGGAGGCCGAAAAAAGAATCAGATgcaaaaatatgaataaggaATATTTGGGTTTATTGgggaatttaaattttaataaactgaCTTTCAATTTCGCGTTGGGAGaagataacaaatttttgaaaaacggTCGGGCGGCTTTGTGTCAAAGTTTATCAGGTACGGGCGCTGTATTTATAGCCGCCGTTTTTTTGAGTACGTTTTTTCCGAAAAACAAAGTTGCTTACGTTTCCAAACCGACTTGGGGTAATCATATCAGTCTTTTGGAAAGAGCCGGATTGTGCGTTAAAACCTACAG GTATTATAATACAGACAAAGTGGCGATAGATTTCGAAGGGATGTTAGATGACATCAACAAAATGCCCGACGAATGTATCATATTATTTCACGCCGCCGCCCACAATCCCACAGGATTCGATCCCAATTGTGAGCAATGGCAACAATTAGCcgatttatgtaaaaaaaaatctttatacgTCATATTCGATAACGCTTATCAAGGTTTCGCTACCGGGGATGCCGAAAGAGACGCCACGTCCATACGTATTTTCGCCGAAAATGACATCAACATGGCGATATGtcaaagtttttccaaaaacatgG GTTTGTATGGAGAACGAATCGGTTGTTGCGCTTTCATAACCGACAGTCCGGCAGAAACCGAAATAGCAGAGTCCCAATTAAAGTTTATAACCAGATCGATGTACTCCAACCCCCCGATACACGGCGCCAGAATCGTCGAAGAAATATTATCGAATGTCGATTTGAAAAACAGATGGTTGCAAGAGGTAAAGAAAATGGCGGAACGCATGAGGGGCATGCGCGCGAGTTTACGCGACGGGATCATCAGAGCCGGTTCGAAACTGAATTGGGACCACATCACCAATCAAATCGGCATGTTTTCCTTTACGGCGGTGAAAAAAGAAGCCGTCGCCAAGCTCAAGAAGGATTTCCACGTGTATCTTTTGAATAGCGGACGGATATCCGTTTCCGGATTGAATAGTAAGAACGTCGAGTACGTGGGGGCGGCTTTTCACAAAGTTACGTCcgtttga